The following are encoded in a window of Anopheles stephensi strain Indian chromosome X, UCI_ANSTEP_V1.0, whole genome shotgun sequence genomic DNA:
- the LOC118505862 gene encoding uncharacterized protein LOC118505862 isoform X2, whose translation MADSGAPGSVASGGGGGGGPPNRGHPTGTVQVPAAGGHLVSHGRPVHPGAAPPSHSTISKPASNSVIVGGLVNGPRIVILHRYNGDFGFTLRHFIVYPPESITDTTVNPLTIAGVLNFVQPMDTVFVKKVHPNSPAHLAGLQEGDRLLAVNGVPVTSIPYSQVVATIQQTPKTLTLQVVPKNYDILQTFFRETAHNPETNQRPQPQQPYAPKPALMAAGAYPKSKAAPPPPPPRHSLTVEGVQEKQESLYSTLQEIVADNVVPPQPGPKGAVTLHDLPKILNHPAGSATGVPVVPHRMHLQKPLVPMIAPKPVPMPYEQNHFMNLHHQEQQQAQKQQQALQKTLPHSKEGGEPFPVAGDVGYVPLGEGDSVIMSRLRKSLEQKEEFLRRPPGAAQGALAGGPMGPAQPTNNGLPVGHDVQQREFYARPNRLQKSVWPPNAPAAGGSAAMVGYAMPEGNKASTGGLASPPANIVTSSPPSSTGTVSKPSSSIMLREHASQLSAIREHFFTSGIGGSLQMPPKSAPASLAIAPVAITTTDGPSSPTGGATVPLSPHSMHAVSEKAKLFESGRPLSPEGIDRMDLYKSELSRINTKQVVPNVAVRRKEFELKAESTGWRKSIEDKPRSVSSDSESRRTPVRLRSLSVESNTTRDSRHSLASTLMLTNEPYELNDKDKENQQHQSPPVPMLRQKPIRDDSYRNAVRNSTAFWLQGTPSPAAAAASSTLGESSSATSVASLGMSDGEPTGMVRPIPPARTYAAAHRQQHPLSAADTEQMRMKMHHRNQTIVVLRHFLAGDGDGGVDGDVEMFQRPPLTSPSLAPLSPLTVASTVTSTSSVPLTNLVALDHPMARAATPPTPPSTPTTPTTATPSPFRPGTGPIRPTTLNLCTDGSAPPVVMRQKQPHHPLLPEDDERKMRRISYLRATAHDNLFQMLESDPDSSPMSLPPADTPDTDATEPPAIESPSLPTTVPHSAAEDSSGPSGKMQPQQLKSHGTKTKALAHFRDGAADNSEPLVREGELHVKVTLIDGKRSADRSWRTVHAELRGHHLKLTLVREGKNSNQSPEPCGTIDLTNFHVTEGNYTKRKNVFKLTTAAGSYCPMEAAAVAGFGHAEVHRTQSASGLANVGGAGSACGSSIRSASTVGLPGSERELLLQADSHSDMQQWMESLRLVCGGGSTSQLHSPDYLSGRGGQQAEPQRIAAQTSVQVHGGSVSGGGNSGDDYSPVLPAKSHRKYALGSRSPSGQSPVTKSRKTPQTGCSSPTGSADQPIVPMSATTNQPTGQYHHQQHHQPHHLTLQQQQHFTGTKDSSDRESGSPKSKTWKGIVARQFRKMQGQPGSPSATGSSDLMALPDGASINVPLQQCPVSEENPYVPLVLAKCTGIVESKGLGVVGIYRIPGNTAAITQLTETINRGLDETALRDARWEDVNVVSSLLKSFIRNLPEPLLPNELYGGFIAADKLSGQRRLTDMRQLLRRVPPMNYETLKHLMRHLYRVSAHSEVNLMDPRNLAIVFGPSVVRSANESLETAVKDMRHQCQIVEVLINNYQYFFEDGLLPSVDESKTGTGTVVDSGLEVPSTSLLLDNVSKIEPFKEQSKESTSGFVANIVQAANRKIRRTAQRKSTMSSTTPDTLSLDSTTSAESKEQSSRVIRRYLELGPKSGTPPSVGAGGDSDRALQTVHNSTGPIAVRGGPRSVGGVGSGEPSTEDSLMQLQHHHHHHHHHYYHGGGGVGGGGRHHSSQSNDDASSVLNRSSEDDSNDSAFADNGSMSLKTVTIALDNKLRSLRDSSIDSDRDQTQESDGDLSSGTAGYGNGRHSLHQQWSSHMGRSPRPLTLGENIPYADESPERPLIQGRAKPQRTLTIVSSNNNNNNNNHEDSSVPITPAKQQLKKALTAQSQKSIDSGGTVNSSTNNSCLTLVNEADATLDGTIIVGGEVEGGGGGGGGEVTHEVDENGQQQPTVGKGRNVSLSSDETDTSTTSNPREKLTAATYRIDTEKLKKMNRILTQLERKANNLERKFNLNRSLSLNYKSPKAVDCCCSHHALPVTHSSQPQAQPVAAHCCQHQQQQQQQQQHINNNNSTSCHNHNGSVGGSTIGSTIVSLRSRFSLTKDEKTDKNINRRRQIHDTSATSHPAIGTGNGNASGSNDSSSCSGEPAGPQIILTPAVPPAPAGASGRQRRHVGSRSIRRRHTVGGTHDYYSNKMNGPHHHHHHHHAHHHPHNHHHVGPGCCPVPQN comes from the exons ATGGCGGATAGTGGGGCACCAGGGTCGGTGgcgagtggtggtggtggtggtggtgggccaCCGAACCGTGGCCACCCAACAGGGACGGTCCAGGTTCCGGCCGCTGGAGGACATCTGGTATCTCATGGACGGCCGGTACATCCGGGTGCAGCTCCACCGTCCCATTCCACCATATCCAAGCCGGCGTCTAATTCG GTCATCGTCGGCGGTCTGGTAAACGGTCCGAGGATTGTGATCCTGCACCGTTATAATGGTGATTTCGGATTCACTCTGCGCCATTTCATCGTCTATCCTCCGGAGTCTATCACG GACACTACGGTCAACCCGTTAACGATTGCGGGCGTGCTGAACTTTGTCCAGCCGATGGACACGGTGTTCGTGAAGAAGGTGCACCCGAACTCGCCGGCCCATCTGGCCGGCCTGCAGGAAGGTGACCGGTTGCTGGCGGTGAATGGCGTCCCGGTTACCTCCATACCGTACTCGCAGGTGGTGGCCACGATTCAGCAAACACCGAAAACGCTTACCCTTCAGGTGGTCCCGAAGAACTACGACATACTGCAAACG TTTTTCCGCGAAACTGCCCACAACCCGGAAACAAACCAGCGTCCGCAACCGCAGCAACCGTACGCACCGAAACCGGCGCTGATGGCGGCTGGCGCGTACCCAAAATCGAAAGCCGccccgccgccaccaccaccgcgccACTCGCTAACGGTGGAAGGCGTACAGGAGAAGCAGGAATCGCTGTACAGTACGCTGCAGGAGATCGTGGCGGACAATGTGGTGCCGCCGCAACCGGGCCCGAAGGGTGCGGTAACGTTGCACGACCTGCCAAAGATACTGAACCATCCGGCTGGTTCCGCTACCGGTGTGCCGGTGGTTCCGCACCGTATGCATCTGCAGAAGCCGCTCGTACCGATGATCGCACCGAAACCGGTGCCGATGCCGTACGAACAGAACCATTTCATGAATCTCCACCAtcaagagcagcagcaggcgcagaagcagcagcaagcgcTGCAGAAAACGCTCCCCCACAGTAAGGAGGGCGGTGAACCCTTCCCGGTCGCTGGGGACGTTGGTTATGTGCCGCTTGGCGAAGGTGACAGTGTCATCATGTCCCGGCTGCGCAAGAGTCTCGAGCAGAAGGAAGAGTTTCTGCGCCGTCCACCGGGTGCGGCTCAGGGTGCGTTGGCCGGCGGACCGATGGGACCGGCCCAGCCCACCAACAATGGGCTACCGGTGGGACATGACGTTCAGCAACGCGAGTTCTACGCGCGTCCGAACCGTCTGCAGAAGTCGGTGTGGCCACCGAACGCTCCCGCTGCCGGTGGATCGGCGGCGATGGTTGGATATGCGATGCCCGAAGGGAACAAAGCTTCCACCGGGGGTTTAGCATCTCCACCGGCCAACATCGTGACCTCGTCCCCACCATCCAGTACCGGCACGGTCAGCAAACCGAGCTCGAGCATCATGCTGCGGGAGCACGCGTCACAGCTGTCCGCGATACGGGAGCATTTCTTCACGAGCGGCATCGGTGGTTCGCTGCAGATGCCACCGAAATCGGCACCAGCATCGTTGGCGATTGCTCCGGTCGCCATCACGACGACTGACGGTCCATCGTCACCGACCGGGGGTGCTACGGTGCCGCTGTCACCGCACAGCATGCACGCCGTCTCGGAGAAGGCGAAGCTGTTCGAGTCGGGACGACCTCTGTCACCGGAAGGGATCGATCGGATGGATCTGTACAAGAGTGAACTGAGCCG GATTAACACGAAACAGGTCGTACCGAATGTGGCCGTGCGTAGGAAAGAATTTGAACTGAAGGCCGAAAGTACTGGCTGGCGCAAATCGATCG aagaCAAGCCCCGATCGGTTAGCTCCGATTCGGAGTCACGGCGCACCCCGGTACGTCTGCGGTCACTCTCGGTCGAGTCGAACACTACGCGCGATTCGCGCCATTCGCTCGCCAGCACGCTAATGCTTACGAACGAACCGTACGAGCTGAACGACAAGGATAAGGaaaaccagcagcaccagtcaCCACCGGTACCGATGCTGCGCCAGAAGCCGATCCGGGACGATTCGTACCGCAATGCTGTCCGCAACTCGACAG CATTCTGGTTGCAAGGCactccatcaccagcagcagcagcagcatcgtcaaCGCTTGGGGAAAGTTCGTCTGCTACGTCGGTTGCGTCGCTCGGTATGTCGGACGGTGAGCCAACCGGTATGGTACGTCCGATACCACCGGCTCGCACGTACGCCGCCGCTCACCGACAGCAGCATCCACTGTCGGCGGCCGATACGGAGCAGATGCGGATGAAGATGCACCACCGCAACCAGACGATTGTTGTGCTGCGTCACTTCCTCGCCGGAGACGGCGATGGTGGTGTGGATGGTGATGTGGAGATGTTTCAGCGTCCACCACTTACCTCACCATCGCTCGCACCACTCTCACCGCTTACGGTGGCATCGACCGTCACCAGTACCTCGTCGGTACCGCTCACGAATCTCGTAGCGCTGGACCATCCAATGGCAAGGGCTGCCACACCACCGACACCACCATCGACACCAACGACACCAACGACAGCTACACCATCACCCTTTCGCCCGGGGACCGGTCCGATCCGTCCGACGACGCTCAACCTTTGCACAG ATGGTTCCGCACCGCCGGTAGTGATGCGCCAGAAGCAACCGCACCATCCGCTACTGCCAGAGGACGATGAGCGTAAGATGCGCCGGATCTCGTACCTTCGGGCGACCGCACACGACAACCTGTTCCAGATGCTGGAAAGCGATCCGGACAGTAGCCCGATGTCGCTGCCACCGGCCGATACACCGGACACGGACGCAACGGAACCACCGGCCATCGAGTCACCGAGTCTGCCGACGACGGTACCGCACAGTGCGGCCGAAGATTCATCCGGACCGTCGGGCAAGATGCAACCGCAGCAGCTGAAAAG CCATGGCACGAAGACGAAAGCTCTGGCACACTTCCGGGACGGGGCGGCCGACAACTCGGAACCGTTGGTGCGGGAAGGCGAACTGCACGTGAAGGTGACGCTCATCGATGGCAAGCGGTCGGCGGACCGCAGCTGGCGCACCGTACATGCGGAGCTGCGTGGACACCATCTGAAGCTGACGCTGGTGCGCGAGGGCAAAAATTCGAACCAG AGTCCGGAACCATGCGGTACGATCGATCTGACGAACTTCCACGTAACGGAAGGAAACTATACGAAGCGCAAGAACGTGTTCAAGCTAACGACGGCAGCAGGTTCGTACTGCCCGATGGAGGCGGCAGCCGTGGCTGGCTTTGGACATGCCGAGGTACACCGTACCCAGTCCGCGTCCGGGTTGGCCAATGTAGGCGGTGCGGGCAGTGCCTGCGGGTCGTCCATACGCAGCGCGTCCACCGTCGGGCTGCCGGGCTCGGAACGGGAGCTGTTGCTGCAGGCCGACAGTCACAGTGACATGCAGCAGTGGATGGAGTCGTTGCGTCTTGTTTGCGGTGGAGGCAGTACCAGCCAGCTGCATAGTCCG GACTACCTAAGTGGACGTGGTGGACAGCAGGCAGAACCGCAACGTATCGCAGCCCAGACAAGCGTACAGGTGCATGGTGGAAGTGTCAGTGGCGGTGGTAACAGTGGTGACGACTACTCGCCCGTCCTGCCGGCAAAGTCTCACCGCAAGTATGCGCTCGGGTCTCGTTCCCCGTCCGGTCAGTCGCCGGTTACGAAGAGCCGCAAGACACCGCAGACCGGTTGCAGCTCACCGACGGGCAGTGCGGACCAACCGATTGTGCCGATGTCGGCCACCACCAATCAACCGACCGGTCAGTACCACCATCAACAGCACCATCAACCGCATCACCTgacactgcagcagcagcaacacttcACCGGCACCAAGGACAGCTCGGACCGGGAAAGTGGTTCGCCGAAGTCGAAAACCTGGAAGGGCATTGTGGCCCGCCAGTTCCGCAAGATGCAGGGACAGCCCGGGTCACCGTCCGCCACCGGCAGTTCCGACCTGATGGCCCTGCCGGACGGTGCCTCGATCAACGTGCCACTGCAGCAGTGTCCGGTGTCGGAGGAGAACCCGTACGTGCCGCTCGTGCTCGCCAAGTGTACCGGTATCGTGGAATCGAAGGGTCTGGGCGTGGTCGGCATCTACCGCATCCCGGGCAATACCGCCGCCATTACGCAGCTCACGGAAACGATTAACCGCGGGCTGGACGAAACGGCACTGCGCGATGCACGCTGGGAGGACGTGAACGTGGTGTCCTCGCTGCTCAAGTCGTTCATCCGCAATCTGCCGGAACCGCTGCTACCGAACGAGCTGTACGGTGGGTTCATTGCCGCCGACAAGCTGAGCGGCCAACGGCGGCTGACCGATATGCGCCAGCTGTTGCGCCGCGTGCCGCCGATGAACTACGAAACGCTGAAGCATCTGATGCGCCATCTGTACCGTGTCAGTGCGCACAGCGAGGTAAACCTGATGGATCCGCGGAACCTGGCCATCGTGTTCGGACCGTCGGTTGTCCGTTCGGCTAACGAGTCGCTCGAAACCGCCGTCAAGGATATGCGGCACCAGTGCCAGATCGTCGAAGTGCTGATCAACAAT TATCAATACTTTTTTGAGGATGGACTGTTGCCGAGTGTAGACGAGAGCAAAACTGGAACCGGAACCGTCGTTGATTCTGGGCTGGAGGTACCATCGACATCGCTACTGCTAGACAATGTGTCTAAGATTGAGC CGTTTAAGGAGCAGTCGAAGGAGAGTACCTCCGGCTTTGTGGCTAACATTGTACAGGCAGCGAACCGCAAAATTCGTCGTACGGCACAGCGTAAGAGCACCATGTCCTCGACCACTCCCGACACACTCTCGCTCGACAGCACCACG TCGGCGGAATCGAAGGAGCAGTCGTCACGCGTCATCCGACGCTATCTGGAACTGGGACCGAAGAGTGGCACGCCGCCTAGTGTCGGCGCAGGCGGTGACAGCGACCGTGCCCTGCAGACCGTTCATAACAGTACCGGCCCGATCGCTGTCCGTGGTGGACCACGTTCGGTTGGTGGGGTTGGATCGGGCGAACCGTCGACCGAGGACAGTCTGATGCAGttgcagcaccatcaccatcatcaccatcaccattacTACCACGGTGGTGggggtgttggtggcggtggtcGACACCACAGCAGCCAGAGCAATGACGATGCGTCATCAGTATTAAATCGCTCTTCCGAGGATGACTCGAACGACAGTGCCTTCGCCGACAATG GTTCCATGTCGCTGAAGACGGTGACTATCGCGCTGGACAACAAGTTGCGCTCGCTGCGCGACTCGTCGATCGATTCGGACCGGGACCAAACGCAGGAGAGTGACGGTGATCTGAGCAGCGGTACGGCCGGGTACGGTAACGGACGGCACTCGCTCCACCAACAGTGGAGCAGCCACATGGGCCGTTCACCGCGTCCGCTAACGCTCGGCGAGAACATACCGTACGCGGACGAATCGCCCGAACGGCCGCTCATACAGGGTCGCGCGAAACCGCAGCGCACACTGACAATTGTGagcagtaacaacaacaacaacaataacaatcatGAGGACAGTAGTGTACCGATCACGCCGGCCAAACAGCAGCTCAAGAAAGCGCTGACGGCACAGTCGCAGAAATCGATCGACAGTGGCGGAACGGTAAACTCCAGCACGAACAACAGCTGCCTGACGCTGGTCAACGAAGCGGACGCCACGCTCGACGGTACCATCATCGTTGGTGGTGAGGTGGaaggcggcggtggcggtggtggtggtgaggtgACGCACGAGGTAGATGAAAacggacagcagcagccaacggTCGGCAAGGGCCGTAACGTGTCGCTCAGCTCGGACGAAACGGACACGTCGACAACGAGCAATCCGCGGGAGAAGCTTACGGCCGCCACGTACCGTATCGACACCGAGAAGCTGAAGAAGATGAACCGCATCCTGACGCAGCTCGagcgcaaagcaaacaatctcGAGCGTAAGTTCAATCTGAACCGTTCCCTGTCGCTCAACTACAAATCGCCCAAGGCAGTGGACTGTTGCTGCTCGCATCACGCACTACCGGTGACGCATTCCTCACAACCACAGGCCCAACCGGTTGCAGCACACTGCTgtcagcatcaacagcagcagcagcagcagcagcagcacatcaacaataacaacagcaCAAGCTGCCACAATCATAATGGTAGTGTCGGGGGCAGCACGATCGGCAGCACGATCGTTAGCCTACGGTCACGGTTCTCCCTGACCAAGGACGAAAAGACGGACAAAAATATTAACCGGCGACGGCAGATACACGACACGTCCGCCACATCCCACCCGGCCATCGGCACCGGCAATGGCAATGCGAGCGGTAGcaacgacagcagcagctgctccgGTGAACCGGCCGGCCCGCAGATTATCCTAACGCCGGCCgtaccaccggcaccggcggGTGCGTCCGGCCGGCAGCGGCGCCATGTTGGCAGCCGGTCGATACGCCGTCGGCATACGGTCGGCGGTACGCACGATTACTACTCGAACAAAATGAACGGTccgcatcatcaccaccaccatcatcatgcgCATCACCATCCGCACAACCACCATCACGTTGGGCCGGGTTGTTGCCCTGTGCCGCAGAACTGA